A section of the Alligator mississippiensis isolate rAllMis1 chromosome 8, rAllMis1, whole genome shotgun sequence genome encodes:
- the PRDX2 gene encoding peroxiredoxin-2, translated as MASGKARIGQPAPHFQGTAVVDGVFKEISLDDYKGKYLVLFFYPLDFTFVCPTELVAFSDRAGAFRQLQCELLAVSVDSHFSHLAWTQLSRREGGLGTMAIPLLSDLTRTIACDYGVLKEDEGIAYRGLFIIDAEGRLRQVTINDLPVGRSVDETMRLVQAFQHADQHGEVCPADWQPGGDTIKPTVRESKEYFAKQP; from the exons ATGGCCTCAGGAAAAGCCCGCATTGGGCAGCCGGCCCCTCACTTCCAGGGCACAGCTGTGGTAGATGGTGTCTTCAAGGAGATCTCCCTGGACGACTATAAAG GGAAGTACCTGGTGCTGTTCTTCTACCCTCTGGACTTCACCTTCGTCTGCCCCACGGAGCTTGTGGCCTTTTCAGACCGGGCTGGCGCCTTCCGGCAGCTGCAGTGCGAGCTCCTGGCTGTCTCTGTGGATTCCCATTTTTCCCACCTGGCCTG gacacAGCTGTCACGAAGGGAAGGGGGCCTGGGGACCATGGCCATCCCGCTGCTGTCGGACTTGACCCGCACCATCGCCTGTGACTATGGTGTCCTCAAGGAGGATGAGGGTATCGCCTACAG gggcctGTTCATCATCGATGCAGAGGGGCGGCTGCGGCAAGTGACCATCAATGACCTGCCAGTGGGGCGCTCAGTGGATGAGACCATGCGCCTGGTGCAGGCCTTCCAGCATGCTGACCAGCATGGTGAAG TGTgccctgcagactggcagccaggTGGTGACACCATCAagcccacagtgagggagagcaAGGAGTACTTTGCCAAGCAGCCCTGA
- the JUNB gene encoding transcription factor JunB, with translation MTLTRVVPGWTHGGWCAVPRTLPAPASLRRSPARPGCYRGEEVVTACNLRGVRSPTPPLSFLRAFRTGSGSASPPGSACPGWMCTKMEQPFYHDDSFLTGYGRAELGSHADYKPYRALKAQLQLRAGAEEGGGAFYAPAGLGEAGSASLKLASPELERLIIQNSNGVVTTTPTPPGQFFYPRGPTEEQEGFADGFVKALDDLHKLNHLPPPNVSLGAAPASSAYAPALHPEPAPVYTTLTSYPPPAAATAYPSANLSYLPPGYPRPQGFKEEPQTVPEPPAPAPGSPPLSPIDMEDQERIKVERKRLRNRLAATKCRKRKLERIARLEEKVKSLKAENAGLSSTAGLLRDQVAQLKQKVLTHVNSGCQLLLAVKMQAF, from the coding sequence ATGACACTGACTCGAGTGGTGCCGGGGTGGACACACGGTGGCTGGTGCGCAGTGCCCAGGACCCTTCCTGCGCCCGCATCCTTGCGCCGCTCCCCCGCGAGACCCGGCTGCTACCGGGGAGAGGAGGTGGTGACTGCCTGCAACCTCCGAGGCGTGAGATCTCCAACCCCCCCGCTCTCCTTCCTCCGGGCCTTTCGTACCGGATCCGGCTCGGCCTCGCCCCCGGGCTCCGCGTGCCCCGGGTGGATGTGCACGAAGATGGAGCAGCCCTTCTACCACGACGACTCCTTCCTGACGGGCTATGGCCGGGCCGAGCTGGGCTCCCACGCTGACTACAAGCCGTACCGGGCCCTCAAGGCGCAGCTGCAGCTCCGGGCCGGGGCGGAAGAGGGCGGCGGGGCCTTTTACGCCCCGGCGGGGCTAGGCGAAGCCGGCAGCGCCTCTCTGAAGCTGGCCTCTCCCGAGCTGGAGCGCCTCATCATCCAGAACAGCAACGGCGTGGTTACCACCACCCCCACGCCGCCCGGTCAGTTCTTCTACCCGCGGGGCCCCACGGAGGAGCAGGAAGGCTTCGCCGACGGCTTCGTGAAGGCCCTGGACGATCTGCACAAGCTGAACCACCTGCCGCCGCCCAACGTGTCACTCGGAGCTGCCCCGGCCAGCAGCGCCTATGCCCCGGCCCTGCATCCGGAGCCGGCGCCTGTCTACACGACGCTAACGAGCTACCCGCCGCCCGCTGCCGCTACCGCCTACCCCAGCGCCAACCTCAGCTACCTGCCCCCAGGCTACCCCCGCCCGCAGGGCTTCAAGGAGGAGCCGCAGACGGTCCCCGAGCCACCGGCCCCGGCGCCCGGCAGCCCGCCACTGTCGCCCATCGACATGGAGGACCAGGAGCGCATCAAGGTGGAGCGCAAGCGGCTGCGGAACCGCCTGGCCGCCACCAAGTGCCGCAAGAGGAAGCTGGAGCGCATCGCCCggctggaggagaaggtgaagAGCCTGAAGGCGGAGAACGCGGGGCTGTCCAGCACGGCCGGCCTGCTCCGCGACCAGGTGGCCCAGCTCAAGCAGAAGGTCCTCACGCACGTGAACAGCGGttgccagctcctcctggctgtcaAGATGCAGGCCTTCTAA